The proteins below come from a single Streptomyces sp. SCSIO 75703 genomic window:
- a CDS encoding PDR/VanB family oxidoreductase: MSDSATGVLELEVVALRRESDGVLSVELADPERRLLPAWEPGAHIDLWLPEQVRQYSLAGDPADRHRYRIAVLREPASSGGSRYVHETLRPGERVEVGGPRNNFPLIAADRYLFIAGGIGITPLLPMIRRVEAEGRDWRLLYGGRSRRSMAFLPELAPHGAKIEPRPFDEFGHLDLLAALGEPAEDLAVYCCGPEGLIAAVEERCEIWPAGTLHVERFTARPRDDEDDLRPFELVLSRSDRRLSVPADCSALDVLDAAGVAVPNACRDGVCGSCELPVLKGRPLHRDSLTDPERADAFLPCVSRAQTPELVLDL, from the coding sequence ATGTCCGACAGTGCGACAGGCGTCCTGGAACTCGAGGTCGTCGCCCTGCGGCGGGAGTCCGACGGTGTGCTCTCCGTCGAACTCGCCGATCCCGAGCGACGCCTGCTGCCGGCCTGGGAGCCCGGGGCCCACATCGACCTCTGGCTGCCGGAGCAGGTACGCCAGTACTCACTGGCCGGCGATCCGGCGGACCGGCACCGCTACCGGATCGCGGTGCTGCGGGAACCGGCCTCCTCCGGCGGATCGCGCTACGTGCACGAAACGCTGCGTCCGGGCGAACGGGTCGAGGTGGGCGGGCCGCGCAACAACTTCCCGCTCATCGCGGCGGACCGCTACCTGTTCATCGCGGGCGGCATCGGCATCACGCCGTTGCTGCCGATGATCCGCCGGGTCGAGGCGGAGGGCCGCGACTGGCGACTGCTCTACGGCGGGCGCTCCCGCCGCTCGATGGCGTTCCTGCCCGAACTGGCGCCCCACGGGGCCAAGATCGAACCGAGACCGTTCGACGAGTTCGGCCACCTCGACCTCCTGGCGGCCCTGGGCGAGCCGGCCGAGGACCTGGCGGTCTACTGCTGTGGCCCGGAGGGCCTGATCGCGGCCGTCGAAGAACGCTGCGAGATCTGGCCCGCCGGGACCTTGCACGTCGAGCGCTTCACCGCCCGCCCCCGTGACGACGAGGACGACCTGCGGCCGTTCGAACTGGTGCTGAGCCGGTCCGACCGCCGGCTGTCCGTACCCGCCGACTGCTCGGCGCTCGACGTCCTGGACGCGGCCGGCGTCGCCGTGCCGAACGCCTGCCGGGACGGCGTCTGCGGCAGCTGTGAGCTGCCCGTCCTGAAGGGACGGCCCCTGCACCGTGACTCGCTGACCGATCCCGAGCGCGCCGACGCCTTCCTGCCGTGCGTGTCACGCGCGCAGACCCCCGAACTCGTGCTCGACCTGTGA
- a CDS encoding Rieske 2Fe-2S domain-containing protein: protein MSAPTDPTPEAAPRRAPRARGAEARPTKPVEPGPPVQEGSDWSAWPVYNSAELGFRDYWYPTIWAHQVQDKPVPITLAGERVVLVRDGDTVRGLHDRCPHRGVPLSLGRRQFPGTISCAYHGWTFGLETGKLDAVITDGPDSPICGKISVATYPVEERLGLLWVYIGDVEPGEEPPPVERDIPTELTENTLVLGGRSEVRKGNWRFGAENGFDEGHAKYLHNTALWRLFKVMPTWNKTRIVEKDGWLVRVQDELHWEAEFPGVGTFTNKRWWKRVPLPDHPGKNGNANPVIDAMDIPGFVSIRMPGLLRVAYPKFIHYEWYVPVDADHVRYVQLMVRFETGATALAFKAKYLSAFRWLFHGQFTRQDAWMVNVTDAPPERLYRPDLSINAWRRHVEQIAPVAQPTERRVGH from the coding sequence GTGAGCGCACCCACCGACCCGACCCCCGAGGCCGCGCCCCGCCGGGCACCCCGTGCCCGCGGTGCCGAGGCCCGTCCGACGAAGCCGGTCGAGCCCGGACCGCCCGTGCAGGAGGGCAGCGACTGGTCGGCGTGGCCGGTCTACAACTCGGCCGAACTGGGGTTCCGCGACTACTGGTACCCGACCATCTGGGCACATCAGGTCCAGGACAAGCCCGTGCCGATCACCCTGGCCGGCGAACGCGTCGTGCTGGTCCGCGACGGGGACACGGTCCGGGGCCTGCACGACCGCTGCCCGCACCGCGGCGTGCCCCTGTCGCTGGGCCGCCGTCAGTTCCCCGGCACCATCAGTTGTGCCTACCACGGCTGGACCTTCGGTCTGGAGACCGGAAAGCTCGACGCCGTCATCACCGACGGACCCGACAGCCCCATCTGCGGCAAGATCTCCGTCGCCACCTACCCGGTGGAGGAGCGCCTGGGCCTGCTGTGGGTGTACATCGGGGACGTGGAACCCGGCGAGGAACCCCCGCCGGTCGAGCGCGACATCCCCACCGAGCTGACCGAGAACACCCTGGTCCTCGGCGGGCGGTCGGAGGTCCGCAAGGGCAACTGGCGGTTCGGCGCCGAGAACGGTTTCGACGAGGGCCACGCGAAGTACCTGCACAACACCGCGCTGTGGCGCCTGTTCAAGGTCATGCCCACCTGGAACAAGACACGGATCGTCGAGAAGGACGGCTGGCTGGTCCGGGTGCAGGACGAACTGCACTGGGAGGCGGAGTTCCCCGGGGTGGGCACCTTCACCAACAAGCGCTGGTGGAAGCGGGTCCCCCTGCCGGACCACCCCGGCAAGAACGGCAACGCCAACCCCGTGATCGACGCCATGGACATCCCCGGCTTCGTGTCGATCCGGATGCCCGGACTGCTGCGGGTGGCCTACCCGAAGTTCATCCACTACGAGTGGTACGTCCCCGTCGACGCCGATCACGTGCGCTACGTGCAGCTCATGGTCCGGTTCGAGACCGGCGCCACGGCGCTGGCCTTCAAGGCGAAGTACCTGTCCGCCTTCCGGTGGCTGTTCCACGGCCAGTTCACCCGGCAGGACGCCTGGATGGTCAACGTCACCGACGCCCCGCCGGAGCGGCTCTACCGGCCCGACCTGTCGATCAACGCCTGGCGCCGGCACGTCGAGCAGATCGCGCCGGTCGCCCAGCCCACGGAGCGCCGTGTCGGCCACTGA
- a CDS encoding alpha/beta fold hydrolase, with protein sequence MSATEPVTVPAHGWAGAAHGPVTVVLHGGGPGCHATADFGAVMAVRPAHRWLWVDLPGYGGSVTGPSAARGSVSGAAHALATLLERVGPDRVDVLAQSYGGLVALRLAADRPERVRRMVLIGSQPTPTPGGAGPLRTDPGLGVRARTEYYGGDGPSPAKMRALLAALEWYDPARIPESTVLARYRASTTAGALATATLPAPAEDLGRVLGAVEAPTLVLWGRHDPFAGPDYAAALADALPLADLAVVGRTAHHPQAERPAAVAALAGAFLTDRS encoded by the coding sequence GTGTCGGCCACTGAGCCGGTGACCGTACCGGCCCACGGCTGGGCGGGAGCCGCGCACGGCCCGGTCACCGTCGTCCTGCACGGCGGTGGCCCGGGCTGCCACGCGACCGCCGACTTCGGCGCGGTGATGGCCGTGCGGCCCGCCCACCGGTGGCTGTGGGTGGACCTGCCCGGCTACGGCGGCTCGGTGACGGGACCCTCCGCGGCACGAGGCTCCGTCTCGGGCGCGGCCCACGCTCTCGCGACGCTGCTGGAGCGGGTCGGTCCCGACCGGGTCGACGTGCTCGCCCAGTCGTACGGCGGCCTGGTCGCGCTGCGACTCGCGGCCGACCGGCCCGAGCGGGTCCGCAGGATGGTGCTCATCGGCAGCCAGCCCACGCCCACGCCCGGCGGGGCGGGCCCGTTGCGCACCGATCCCGGGCTCGGCGTCCGGGCCCGTACCGAGTACTACGGCGGTGACGGCCCCAGCCCCGCGAAGATGCGGGCGCTGCTGGCCGCGCTGGAGTGGTACGACCCCGCCCGTATCCCGGAGTCGACGGTGCTGGCCCGCTACCGGGCCAGCACCACCGCCGGCGCCCTCGCGACCGCCACCCTGCCCGCCCCCGCCGAGGACCTGGGCCGCGTCCTCGGCGCCGTCGAGGCCCCCACCCTGGTCCTGTGGGGACGTCACGACCCCTTCGCCGGCCCCGACTACGCGGCGGCACTCGCCGACGCGCTGCCCCTCGCCGACCTCGCCGTCGTCGGCCGGACCGCCCACCACCCGCAGGCCGAACGCCCGGCCGCCGTCGCCGCGCTCGCCGGCGCGTTCCTCACCGACAGGAGCTGA
- a CDS encoding deacylase codes for MTRLDTERRAWAEAAGKLVTPERLTELVVAMVDIPSPTGEEGELARWLATALDQAGLDARHQVIDDRQANAVGRLRGDGSGEDLLLYAPIDTLTVGDPDEDVPWIGPALRADMRPRAQVHGHHVLGLGASNPKGHGAAVVAAAEAIARAGIPLRGDLVVGLGAGGMPTNGRTTRGLNRHNTGQGSGCSFMLEQGWWADHALVAKPGWAVAWEEVGLCWFEVRVRGTYTYVGSRHRMPYRNSLAHAATVIDALERWFPEYADRHTDGLVAPQGIVSSVEGGWPRMAAVTPALCRITVDLRTSPRSTPADVRREFAAAIDAITAAHPGIDLDWDMVLSIPGTHTPEDAPVVAAAKAAWEEIAGRPHEPIIATSGATDANILRSRGLPTARIGMDRIGPDAPLPLDFPSGMNVVDIREAVRLTRAIVHTAITLCTAERSAP; via the coding sequence ATGACCCGGCTGGACACGGAGCGACGGGCCTGGGCCGAGGCCGCCGGGAAACTCGTCACTCCCGAACGGCTCACCGAACTCGTCGTCGCGATGGTCGACATCCCGAGCCCGACCGGTGAGGAGGGCGAACTCGCCCGCTGGCTGGCCACGGCCCTCGACCAGGCGGGACTCGACGCCCGGCACCAGGTGATCGACGACCGCCAGGCCAACGCCGTCGGCCGGCTCCGTGGCGACGGCAGCGGCGAGGACCTGCTGCTCTACGCCCCGATCGACACCCTCACCGTCGGCGACCCCGACGAGGACGTGCCGTGGATCGGTCCCGCGTTGCGGGCGGACATGCGGCCACGCGCCCAGGTCCACGGCCACCACGTGCTCGGGCTCGGCGCCAGCAACCCCAAGGGGCACGGGGCGGCGGTCGTCGCCGCCGCGGAGGCGATCGCCCGCGCCGGAATCCCGCTGCGCGGCGATCTCGTCGTCGGCCTGGGAGCCGGCGGGATGCCGACCAACGGCCGTACCACCCGCGGCCTGAACCGGCACAACACCGGCCAGGGGAGCGGCTGTTCGTTCATGCTCGAACAGGGCTGGTGGGCCGACCACGCTCTCGTCGCCAAGCCGGGATGGGCCGTGGCGTGGGAGGAGGTGGGCCTGTGCTGGTTCGAGGTCCGCGTGCGCGGCACCTACACCTACGTCGGCAGCCGGCACCGGATGCCCTACCGCAACTCACTCGCCCACGCCGCCACCGTGATCGACGCCCTGGAGCGCTGGTTCCCCGAGTACGCGGACCGGCACACCGACGGACTGGTCGCTCCGCAGGGCATCGTGTCCAGCGTGGAGGGCGGCTGGCCGCGGATGGCGGCCGTGACCCCGGCCCTGTGCCGGATCACGGTCGACCTGCGCACCAGCCCCCGCTCGACACCCGCCGACGTACGCCGCGAGTTCGCCGCCGCCATCGACGCGATCACCGCCGCGCATCCGGGGATCGACCTGGACTGGGACATGGTGCTCTCCATCCCCGGCACCCACACGCCCGAGGACGCCCCGGTCGTCGCGGCGGCCAAGGCCGCGTGGGAGGAGATCGCCGGACGCCCGCACGAGCCCATCATCGCCACCAGCGGCGCGACCGACGCCAACATCCTCCGCTCCCGCGGCCTGCCGACCGCCCGGATCGGCATGGACCGCATCGGACCGGACGCCCCGCTGCCGCTGGACTTCCCGTCCGGGATGAACGTCGTCGACATCCGGGAGGCCGTCCGGCTGACCCGGGCCATCGTGCACACCGCGATCACGCTGTGCACCGCAGAACGGAGCGCCCCATGA
- a CDS encoding MEMO1 family protein, with protein sequence MSRLVLGVGASHSTLMNTHWAEVDHLPAAHRFRDGLVRAREALTEARPDAVVVIGSNHFRGMFLDLMPSFTIGVGEVRGAGEADTPGGPLPVDTDLARHIVDGLVTDGFDPAFSLRLTVDHGITHSLQHLLPALDVPIVPVVINMFAPPLPSLRRCHALGTALRDAIRDDGEDKRIAVIASGGLSHRLPWPKWFDALSDDDRFLVEAWLNGRTSWSEYEVRRRQIIRAAEPDINEEFDQWFLRVLETGDLSALLDHTDEQIEKEAGNGAHELRAWIAMTAALTAPGAPPTGRTLAYGAVPDWLTGMGVSLLTPSSKETSA encoded by the coding sequence ATGAGCCGGCTGGTCCTGGGCGTCGGAGCCTCGCACAGCACCCTGATGAACACGCACTGGGCCGAGGTCGACCACCTGCCCGCGGCGCACCGGTTCCGCGACGGCCTGGTCCGGGCGCGCGAGGCGTTGACCGAGGCCCGGCCGGACGCCGTCGTGGTGATCGGGTCCAACCACTTCCGCGGCATGTTCCTCGACCTGATGCCGTCCTTCACCATCGGGGTCGGCGAGGTACGGGGCGCCGGAGAGGCGGACACACCCGGCGGACCGCTCCCCGTCGACACCGACCTCGCCCGCCACATCGTCGACGGTCTGGTCACGGACGGGTTCGACCCGGCGTTCTCCCTGCGGCTGACCGTCGACCACGGCATCACCCACTCGCTGCAGCACCTGCTGCCCGCCCTCGACGTACCGATCGTCCCGGTGGTGATCAACATGTTCGCGCCGCCGCTGCCCTCCCTGCGCCGCTGCCACGCGCTCGGCACCGCCCTGCGCGACGCCATCCGTGACGACGGTGAGGACAAGCGGATCGCGGTCATCGCCTCCGGCGGACTCTCCCACAGGCTGCCCTGGCCCAAGTGGTTCGACGCCCTCTCGGACGACGACCGGTTCCTGGTCGAGGCATGGCTCAACGGCCGAACCTCCTGGAGCGAGTACGAGGTGCGTCGCCGGCAGATCATCCGGGCCGCCGAACCGGACATCAACGAGGAGTTCGACCAGTGGTTCCTGCGCGTGCTCGAGACCGGTGACCTCTCCGCGCTCCTCGACCACACCGACGAACAGATCGAGAAGGAGGCGGGCAACGGAGCACACGAACTGCGCGCCTGGATCGCGATGACCGCGGCCCTCACCGCACCGGGGGCGCCGCCGACCGGCCGCACCCTCGCCTACGGGGCCGTCCCCGACTGGCTGACCGGCATGGGCGTCAGCCTGCTCACCCCCTCGTCCAAGGAGACCTCGGCATGA
- a CDS encoding alpha/beta fold hydrolase, with the protein MTIWTDLTGTDFEVSYAPVNGTPTRVLRAGDGAAVVMLHGTSGHLEAFVRNVPELSEHFALHALDMLGHGYTDNPGGDLRIPRYVRHVLDYLDSRGIERAHFIGESLGGWVAGRLAADHPERVGRLILVAPGGTVANPEVMNRIRTSTKAAVTSDDRDLTRRRLELLMHDAVNVSEELVDVRHAIYHRPEFVAGIDELLCLQKMENRTEDLLSPEQMARIEAPTQIVWGAQNPFGDVPEAHRMQQSIPGAALEIFPECGHWPQHEHADRFNKLALEFLGRERA; encoded by the coding sequence ATGACCATCTGGACCGACCTGACCGGCACCGACTTCGAGGTGTCGTACGCACCGGTGAACGGGACGCCCACCCGTGTGCTGCGCGCCGGCGACGGCGCGGCCGTCGTGATGCTCCACGGCACCAGCGGCCACCTGGAGGCGTTCGTGCGCAACGTGCCGGAGCTGTCCGAGCACTTCGCGCTGCACGCCCTCGACATGCTGGGCCACGGCTACACCGACAACCCGGGCGGCGACCTGCGCATCCCCCGCTACGTGCGGCACGTGCTCGACTACCTCGACAGCCGCGGCATCGAGCGAGCCCACTTCATCGGCGAGTCCCTCGGCGGCTGGGTGGCCGGCCGGCTGGCCGCAGACCACCCGGAGCGGGTCGGGCGGCTGATCCTCGTGGCCCCGGGCGGGACCGTGGCCAACCCCGAGGTCATGAACCGTATCCGCACCAGCACCAAGGCGGCCGTCACCAGCGACGACCGGGACCTGACCCGCCGGCGCCTGGAACTGCTCATGCACGACGCGGTGAACGTCTCCGAGGAACTCGTCGACGTCCGCCACGCGATCTACCACCGTCCCGAGTTCGTCGCCGGCATCGACGAACTGCTGTGCCTGCAGAAGATGGAGAACCGGACCGAGGACCTCCTCAGCCCCGAACAGATGGCCCGGATCGAGGCGCCCACCCAGATCGTCTGGGGCGCCCAGAACCCCTTCGGCGACGTCCCGGAAGCGCACCGGATGCAGCAGTCGATCCCGGGCGCGGCCCTGGAGATCTTCCCGGAGTGCGGCCACTGGCCCCAGCACGAGCACGCGGACCG